Below is a genomic region from Rosa chinensis cultivar Old Blush chromosome 5, RchiOBHm-V2, whole genome shotgun sequence.
CAAGCACGCTCTGATTTCCTCCTCAGAAGCATCAAGCAGCAATCTTAAATAAGGAACAATATAATTTAATCATTCCACCAGAGCTAAGATTACTGAAGCAAAATAAAGTTCAAAGGTAAATCATGAAGAAGCAGGATCTCAAAATGGAACCAGCAGCAAGCACATACTCCAGAGAGAGGGAAAGACTATTACCATCAGTTGTGCTGCCGGAGCTTTCCACTAGTTTAGCATCTGTACTAGAAGTCCCATTTGAGATTTTGCATCTCCCATTTCCATCTTCCTGTGATTCTGACCCCCCATTTTCATCTTTTTGCAGCTCTGACCCCCTGTTTCCATTTTTGTGTGACTGTGACTGGATGCTCATCATAAAATCTGTAGGAATGCCTTGTTCCTTGTTATCAATCATGGACGCAAAGCTACAAGGACAAAACGAATATACATTAGTCAATGAATCCACGTAATGAGTAAGGAAGAAAACCTCAAGAGTGAAGACAAAACACGATAAGGAAGTTCGTTATTGAGAGAGAACATGCAGGCTTGCGCATGTGTGCCGCGCGCCTATTATATAAGCATCGAAAGCACCATACCACACTTGAAAAGCCATTAGTTCACAACTTCATGCCATTATATGCGTTGGAGCATTGGCATTCCAACTAAGTAATCACAGCATTTAATCATAACTTTGTTGATTAAAAACTATAACCATAACTTTGTTGTTCAATCTGAATCTGGGCTCAGATATATGTGGATAAAGTATATTCCCAGACCACAAAAGGTCTCATAATGAGCTGGGATTCACATCTATCATCATTGCAATAACAAACGAGCAATACAGTTCTTGGTAAGCATAAACTAAACCcaatttttctttcaaacatGAAGCAAATTTAAGAAGCCAGCCCACAATCGGTTAAACAACAGACTCATGTGACCTCAAAGATAAAGCACTATATCGACAGAAATGTAAGATAAATACCTCATTGATGGCCAAGATTTGTCCATTGCTCTTCCTCACTTCCTTCAACTTCCTCAAAAAGTGCCTAATCAAAatatccaaacaaacaaaagaacccACGTCAAAATACAATTCCAAAATACATAACCCCAGATTAGAAGAACTGAATCAATATTACAAGCAAGCAACTTCACCTTGATAAACAGAAAGTATGAACCTTTACGATTCAAAGTTACAGAGAGTCAAGTATGGCTTAGTTCATATTGGGCTCTCTCTAacattcaaagtttcaatcttaaGGAATATTCAAACGCTTACCAGAACTTGGGTTTGGCATCAAAAGCACCATGCCACAATTGAAAATATCCTTTTCTTCAGGTACACTACATCTAAGAAGAAACTCACACCACTTGTGGTCCTTCTCCGTCTCTTCCAAACTCAAAAAAAACTACTAATAATTCTTTACTCTCTTTTTCCTACCATACCTGACCTCCTTTCTACGTTATCCAAGCCTCAATCTTCAGAGACCTAAATTATCCACCTTCCGAAAAATCGAAAACACCCTAAGCACAACAAAAAAGATACAAGCCAGCTCAAATCCTCCTAACTTTTCCGATTCCACACAATTTCAAGCTGCATTGCCATTTGCTCAGCGGAATTCACAAACGCGGAGACGGAGAAAAGCAAAATGCAGGGAAGAATTTACTAACCTGGTTttgaaacaacaacaacaacaacaacaccgatcagagagagagagagagagagagagagcgcttcGGGGTGGCCGGAGGAATCGAGAAATTGGTTGCTTATGTTTTGAAAAGCTTCCCCATTCAGGATCTGAATGCCCGTGTGATTCTCCTCCTTCCTCAACTTCTGGTTCTGGTTTTGGGCTCACTTCGAAGCGGCGTGCGATACCCAGGAGCACAACAGTAAAAGATACCAGCTGCCAAATTACCAGAAACCCCTCATTCTTTTACAGTCAACAAAAACTAGCCGGTATGTGTGGACAGAAAGTAGCCAGGAGTGCCCAAATACCTGGTGATGCAGAAGAGCCCCAGTGGATGGGCTGGGCAATACTCTGCGTACTGGACGGGGTTCAACTAGCTGGAGCCTGGAGGGGATTGACTTGACTAAATCGCATGCCTGGGGGATTAATTGCTATGAAAGTTCATCGCAACTATACTCGACTAAATTGAGAACTCCAGCAAGCATAAAGTATTCTTGTATTGTTGGATGCgtaactctctctttctttttctgtgtTTTGCTCTTTGATTTACTCAACATGGACAAGATGTGCCTCAAACTCTTTTATCCACTTGTGGTGCTTTTGCTGCACATGAGCCACCTTGGATTTGTTTCCGGACTACGGCGTGGGGCTACTAATATCAGGTGCATAGAGAAGGAAAGGCAGGCTCTCCTTGCGGTAAAACAAGGTCTCGTGGGCAATCATTCACTTTCTTCATGGGGAAGCAACGCGTCAACAGATTGTTGCAAATGGGAAGGAGTCAATTGTAGCAACCAAACTGGTCATGTTACTCAACTTGATCTTTCTTACATAGGGCAAGTCTTACCTCTGCCAGGTAAGATTAGTCCTGAACTTTTTGAGTTGCAGCATTTGGAATATTTGAACCTCAGTTTCAACGACTTCGGTcataaccaaattccaaaatctATTGGTTCTCTAAGCAATTTAAAATTTCTCGACCTCTATGACTCTAATTTTGGTGGTGAAGTACCATATCAGCTTGGAAACCTTACACAGTTGCAATTTCTTGATCTTGGAGGGCTCAATTACTTTACTAATCCGAAAAACCTCAATTGGCTCCCTCATCTTTCTTCTTTAACATCCCTGAACTTAGATTCGATGAATCTCAGTAATGTTTTAGATTGGCCAAAAGTAGTTGATAAGCTCCCTAAACTACAATCGTTGGAATTATGGTACTGTGATCTTCCTATTCCAATTCTTTCATCTCTTTCTCATATAAACACTTCTAAATCTCTTTCTTCAGTTGATCTCTCTGCCAACCATCTCACCTTTTCAATATTCCATTGGTTGTCAACCTACAATACAAGCCTTGTTTCCGTTGACCTTTCTGAAAACAACTTAAGTGGTTCAATTCCTGATGTTTTCGGCAACCTGACTTCTCTCCTGCATCTAAGTCTTGCTGCTAACTCAATAGAAGGACAACTCCCAAAAGCCATTGGCCAGTTATGCAGTTTGCAATCATTGGACCTTTCTCACAACAACTTAAGTGGTTCAATTCCTGATGTTTTCGGCAACCTGAGTTCTCTCCTGGATCTATATCTTGGTTTTAACTCAATAGAAGGACAACTCCCAAAAACAATTGGCCGGTTATGCAGTTTGCAATCATTGGACCTTTCTCACAACAACTTAAGTGGTTCAATTCCTGATGTTTTCGGCAACTTGAGTTCTCTCCTGCATCTGCGTCTTGATGTTAACTCAATAGAAGGACAACTCCCAAAAACAGTTGGCCGGTTATGCAGTTTGCAATCATTGGACGTTTCTCACAACAACTTAAGTGGTTCAATTCCTGATGTTTTCGGCAACCTGAGTTCTCTCCTGGATCTATTTCTTGGTTTTAACTCAATAGAAGGACAACTCCCAAAAACAGTTGGCCGGTTATGCAGTTTGCAATTATTGGACCTTTCTCACAACAACTTAAGTGGTTCAATTCCTGATGTTTTCGGCAACCTGAGTTCTCTCCTGGATCTATATCTTGGTTTTAACTCAATAGAAGGACAACTCCCAAAAACAATTGGCCGGTTATGCAGTTTGCAATCATTTGACCTTTCAAGAAATAATCACAGTGGTGAGTTTTCGGAGTTTATTAATCAAGTATTATTTGGCTGTGCTGGGAACTCATTAACATCATTATATCTCTCTGGCAATCAACTGACTGGAAGAATACCTGAAAGAATAGGTTCATTGTCCAACTTGGAAGATTTGAATGTTAGTATGAACTCTTTGACAGGAGTGATTACGGAAGCTCATTTCTCAAACCTCTCCAAACTGCAAAAGTTGGATTTATCTTCCAATTCACTAACTTTGAACATTCGTTCTGATTGGCTTCCTCCTTTTCAACTTGTTAGAATAAGCTTAATGTCTTGCAAAATGGGGCCATATTTCCCAAAATGGCTTCGAACATCTCTGAGAAGCTTTAACGAGCTTGATCTTTCTGATGCTGGAATTTCTGATATCATTCCAAGCTGGTTTCAAGATAACTCTATGAAAGTCTCTCAATCTCTTGTTTTAAATCTGAGTTCAAACCAATTGAAAGGGCCAATTCACTCGCTACCATCAGGACTGGTATATGTGGATCTGTCCAGTAATAAACTTTCAGGGAGGATCTCTTTTTTGTGTACAAGCAAAgatagaaatttaaaatttcttgATCTATCAAACAATTCTTTCTCCGGAGAACTTCCAAATTGTTGGAAGCATTTAGAAAATCTAATCATTCTTGACTTGAGTAACAATgctttttctggaaaatttcctATTTCAATTGGTTCCCTAGCTTCTCTTGAAACATTGAAGCTTAGCAAGAACAATTTTGCAGGAGAATTGCCTTCATCCTTGAAGAATTGTACAAACTTACAATTTTTTGATATTGGAGAAAATAGGATCACAGGAATGATACCTGAAGGGATGGGGATTAGCTTTTCCAAGTTGGCTATCCTCATTCTTCGATCTAATCAATTTAGTGGAAGCCTGCCTTTGGAATTATGCCATCTGAAAGACATTCAACTTTTGGATTTGTCTAGGAACTGCTTCTCTGGTACCATACCTCAATGCCTGAACAATCTGACTACTTTGGCTCAAAAAGGAAGTTCAAGCCTAAGCATCATGCACTCTGTATTTGCAACAATTTCTTATGTACATTACGAAGATGATGCATCTTTAATATGGAAAGGAAGAATGTACGTGTACAAAAGCACATTGGGACTTGTAAAGAGCATTGATTTCTCAAGCAACAGATTAGATGGGGAGATTCCTCGTCAAATCACTGATCTAATTGGATTGGTTTCTTTAAATCTATCAAGAAACTATCTAACAGGTCAATTGCCTCCTCAAATTGGGAAGTTGCAGTCGTTAGACTTCCTCGATCTGTCAAGAAACCATATATATGGAAGAATCCCTACAAGCCTTTCTCAGATTTATGGTCTTGGTGTCTTGGACTTGTCGAATAACAACTTATCAGGTAAAATCCCAATAGGTACTCAGCTTCAAAGCTTTGATCCCTCTACTTATGCAGAAAATCCTCAACTCTGTGGACTTCCACTACAAAAGACCTGCCCTACAGGAGAAACATGGTCCAAACAAGTTCCTAAAGAAGAaaaggatgagcttatatcgtTCGGATTTTATGTCAGCATGGGGCTTGGGTTTGTTGTTGGATTTTGGGGAGTTTGTGGCAGTTTGATATTCAACCGGTCATGGAGATACACATACTTTGGTTTCTTGAATGTTTTAAGGGATTGGCTTTATGTGAGGGCAATGTTGATTAGGCGGCAAAGAATGCTTTGAGAAATGAACGGTAACTACTCTCTCACATACTTTATTTACGTTATTCTGATTTTGGAAATAAAGTTGTTTTCTTACCGTCTATTTTTATCTTCGTGCTGTTTGCTTTCATCTTCAGGTTTTGGCTCGTAAGACATTTGCTTTccttcagttgaagaataaagAGTTGCATTCGACAACAATCAATCTGTATTAGTTTTCAGAGTATCAAAGTGCCCAACTCTATAAGATTATAAGATAAGagttttgttttaatgtttctTTGTAATGTTGGATTGAATTGTCTGCCTTGGCACTCcatatttttctctttcaattttggTATGGCCTTGTGCCAAACCTTATGAACCATGTAAACAGGATAAACAATTTTCCTTGTGACATTTTgaatgtttttatttgttttatatcaTGTACTCTTTTTATCATTTATATTTTATGATCAGAACATTATGACTTATGACTGACAGGCTAAACTGAAACACTTGACATAGAATTTTTGCATGTTGCTAAGACAGAATCagaatttcatttctttttaatgAGTCTAGTGGTCTATCATGAATcatgtttctatttttagttgGAATTATGTATTTTGGTATCAGCCTGAGA
It encodes:
- the LOC112202737 gene encoding receptor-like protein EIX2 gives rise to the protein MCLKLFYPLVVLLLHMSHLGFVSGLRRGATNIRCIEKERQALLAVKQGLVGNHSLSSWGSNASTDCCKWEGVNCSNQTGHVTQLDLSYIGQVLPLPGKISPELFELQHLEYLNLSFNDFGHNQIPKSIGSLSNLKFLDLYDSNFGGEVPYQLGNLTQLQFLDLGGLNYFTNPKNLNWLPHLSSLTSLNLDSMNLSNVLDWPKVVDKLPKLQSLELWYCDLPIPILSSLSHINTSKSLSSVDLSANHLTFSIFHWLSTYNTSLVSVDLSENNLSGSIPDVFGNLTSLLHLSLAANSIEGQLPKAIGQLCSLQSLDLSHNNLSGSIPDVFGNLSSLLDLYLGFNSIEGQLPKTIGRLCSLQSLDLSHNNLSGSIPDVFGNLSSLLHLRLDVNSIEGQLPKTVGRLCSLQSLDVSHNNLSGSIPDVFGNLSSLLDLFLGFNSIEGQLPKTVGRLCSLQLLDLSHNNLSGSIPDVFGNLSSLLDLYLGFNSIEGQLPKTIGRLCSLQSFDLSRNNHSGEFSEFINQVLFGCAGNSLTSLYLSGNQLTGRIPERIGSLSNLEDLNVSMNSLTGVITEAHFSNLSKLQKLDLSSNSLTLNIRSDWLPPFQLVRISLMSCKMGPYFPKWLRTSLRSFNELDLSDAGISDIIPSWFQDNSMKVSQSLVLNLSSNQLKGPIHSLPSGLVYVDLSSNKLSGRISFLCTSKDRNLKFLDLSNNSFSGELPNCWKHLENLIILDLSNNAFSGKFPISIGSLASLETLKLSKNNFAGELPSSLKNCTNLQFFDIGENRITGMIPEGMGISFSKLAILILRSNQFSGSLPLELCHLKDIQLLDLSRNCFSGTIPQCLNNLTTLAQKGSSSLSIMHSVFATISYVHYEDDASLIWKGRMYVYKSTLGLVKSIDFSSNRLDGEIPRQITDLIGLVSLNLSRNYLTGQLPPQIGKLQSLDFLDLSRNHIYGRIPTSLSQIYGLGVLDLSNNNLSGKIPIGTQLQSFDPSTYAENPQLCGLPLQKTCPTGETWSKQVPKEEKDELISFGFYVSMGLGFVVGFWGVCGSLIFNRSWRYTYFGFLNVLRDWLYVRAMLIRRQRML